The genomic region TCAAATTGTatttcggggtcccaaaccttgtttgtgcacccgtcttcttgttgactaTTATTGTTCAATCCGGGTGACAAGATTTGTGAATTCTCATTTTGGCACCCAAACACCTTCCTAGATCCATTCAATGTAGcactacaccaaccattgcacttagacttaGATGAGGGAACCATAGTGAACCTTGAATTGTGGTGCCTACCACTAACcaactctttcttacttttcattCCACAAAgattcctaagttgaccatccgtttcaagcaaactatATTTCAAGTGGAATAAAAAAGCTAAGggataagagatttacccacttgaatgaaagaatggatggttgcTTAGgaagagaggtctccaacaactttgacaATGtgagctccactcccttgtgctcttttttTATTGCCTCTACCTCTTGACAAGCATCTTCTATGTTCACCTCTTGATAAGGTTCTTCACATTCAATCACTTCCTCATCAACCTCTTCTAGctcttctccatccttcatgtcaCAACTTAGATGTAATGTGGAACTTATCTCAACATCAATCTCAATTTTAATGGAATAAGACTCCTCAAATACAAAAGGACAATgtgttggtgtggaatcatcctCAAGAGGAAGATTTGTTGCTTGCTCAACTTCTTCTAATTCTTCATCATTCACCATGTGCTttagaggttgcgcaccctccttgaCATTACTttcaagctcaatggaagaaggcTCAATGGGATCTTCGAGGTGATTTGTTAGTGTACACAAGAACTCATCAATGATTGAGTCTAATTCTTGATTAACCTCTcttaattcttcaaccactccttccatCTCAATTGTCTCAACTTCCTCCCTTGGTTGtgattcttgcttcaactcctcttcttcaccttgaagctccaaattcacTTCCTCACTATGCTCTTTGGTTGATATCCTCCGCATTCATCAATAGAAATGTCTTGAATACATGAGCTTAGGTAGGAGGTCATGCGGTTAGCGGCTTCATTCATGGTAGCCAACATGGTTTCTAATCTCTTCTGCTCCTCTTCTTACTTTTGAAGGTGAGAGTAGAGATCTTGTTGTTCTTGCATGAAGGGTTGGAAAGCTTCATTCACCGAAGGTGATGGTGAAaaggagggttcattgtttgagagaAGGGTTCATAATTAGAatgtggttcatcttggtaattaagggtatggagatgatgTATATGGAATTGATGGTTCTTGagaatattgatgttggaatggtggtggctctaagtatggctcatatggttgttggtctggtggatatgggttaggattgTATGGAGATGAATGGTGGTATGGGACTTGTGAGTAAGGTTGTTGATGAGGACTATGTTGAGGACAATGAGGGTCACTACATCTATTAGGTTGGTATGCATTAAGAGttggattatacctataagaaaccggaggaggttgttgccaagaaggttgtctataagcttgaggctcctctcacctttgatttccaaatctATCCTTGATGCAAACCTCCATTGAAgttttcatttcctacaacatagtttgaactaaactcatagccaaagagatgagaattcataatgaaaaggaaaaataaaacaaaaccatTAAAGGATAAAGAAACAAGAACCTAACTAGTGACTCaaacaagcaaacaaacaaaGAGCAAACCTATTCACACtatcaacatatatacaataaccaataacaagcacacattgcaattctccggcaacagcaccaaaaacttgaaagAGGGTTATCGTCGattaggaatttcacacaaataatctcgtcgaagtatagttcccaaccaacaaacaatcctccatcaaagtttaattttggttgtcacaagtccaacccaataaaaataaccgagagtattagtctcgggtcgttctccctaggaattacaatcgagtgctcaattattagttatgagttttACGGGTTGGGTTGATAAAGAAGCGAGAATttaaatgataataaaataaagaaaacaactaaggaAAGCAATTACTAaaaggcattcatggcaaggattgagaatctaggttttctatcctagtcattaatcataatacaataattaataagagctaatcttatttcgtcatctccaacatcggaagaaggtataatcagttacggatccagaaaattttgatagtgggggtgaaatatatataatatgataataatttttataataaaaatattacgtTTACAAAAAATTAGCTATCAAATTATCTACTataaatttgtgtataaatacatatattatttaacttatttttaatatgtattttatattttaaaatttgtattttaagatttattcTGTACAAGTGATTATTTTATGTATACGTAGCATAATTattgttataattatattttttattataaaatatgattaggtttcaaaatatctaattataaattaaaatattaaaatagtaatttaaataataacatataatttaaaatttaattttttataattcatattTTAAAACCTTGACAAGATAATTAAAATGTCTCTTTTTTTAATATGTCattaaacaatcatttaaaactCAATTTTCATACAATTAGCTTTTGATtatattcatagttgaaaaatttcattcaattagtgtagttattatgaaaaaaattaaagctaatttcaaaggaagaaacacaaatgaatagataatattctttcgagtCGATTTTTAAGAGAGAACaccaatcttatttaaatttgaaaattgatcATTATCATATCTAATATGGAGTTCTCAAATTAATTATCAAGTATCGAAAactgaataaaatattattgtggggtcaaatttaataatttagtgggagcaactaaatattattattatatactactcaataaaattttaaattgtacTGGGGCGCTTGCCCCACACCCAAATGAATAGATCTGTCCCtgggtataatgttatcttcatattgagagaaagtcaaataggactagttaatcccaatctataagtaatgttaatggatacaagactaactaatcactctagatcaccaatctaaattgggtattaatgattcaagattgcccaatttctctttctaagccaagaatgctcaaaaactattctaacatccaaccaaacattttgtcaaatacttagaaagcataaaaggaaagcatagtaaaattacaaggaataataaattctaaactacccaatgcaagaaattaacaataacaaatcaaacaagcaagaaaagaacataaaacctcaaattgcattaattgaaattaaaagtacTAAAAGTGTTCATAAAACTAAAGTgacataaaaagaaaaattaacaaaaagaactaagagagcaaagatgtaataacaagaaattgcaaaaaaaattagatcaaaacaagaatcaaaacctaaatcaagaggaaattaaactaagaaccctaatttttagagagaagagggagcttctctctctagaactaacctaagTCATGTTTTCTACCCTatctaattgctctccccttgttctctcttgaattctgcatcaaataacttcagaaatgagttggatttgggcctggaaagttcagaaatcgcccccaatgtattcactttaatgaggtcacttGACCAGCATCAAGCGTGCACGTGGctcgtgcgcgtcgattggcaaagttctctttcacgcgtacgcgtgggtgacgcatgcgcgtcgctggcaaattccctcctcacgcgtacgcatggatgacgcgtgcgcatggcattgaattctccaaatgctcatttcttcatgaattctccactttgcatgtttttctcttcacttctttcatccaatccttgccttataaatctgaaatcactcaacaaacatatcaaagcattgaatagaattaaagtgaattagatttagctattttaaggcctaaaaaacatgtttttaacttttaaacacaatttagggagaattacaaaaccatactatttcattgaataaatgcaagataaattgataaaatttcctaaattcaatacaagataaaccacaaaattaaagTTTATCCTCTTCAATTATTAGTCGAAcaatgatatttaaatttttaattttcctgGTGGATTGTTAGACAATATTATTCAAATGGTAGCGCTTTGAAAATGAGATAATAATAAGTGGAATAgctcattaaaaaaaattgtaaaatacttttaaattttttaatttatcgaTAAATAAATAATACACAACATTAGTTTTATGCATGCTTATCTTCAATAGTGGACTTATTTATAAAGCATTTAGACAGACACCAAAATCTATTGATTTCGGCCCCTACTTATTACGTTGTAGTTGTTGAAAAACATTGATGGAGTGTGTACTACATAATAATTGAATTCACATTATATCTCCTTTTCACATTGTTTCTTCGGATCTTTGTCGTGTCATAGAAACTCTACCAACAGGTGGTGTTGCCGTGAATTCGCTATCACCACCATCTTCACCAGAAATCTCTTCTAGAGAACGTCCCTTTGTCTCAGTAACCAAGAACGTGCAGAAGAAGCCTACCAAATTGGTTACTGCTAAAAGCAGCATTGCCTTTCGGATTTGACCTACCTCATTATCCACAGTGAGGCTCTGTATTCCAAATACCCCCACCATAGCGCCAGCCTTCCCCGACGCGGCGCTAAGCGCGTGACACGTGCTCCTCACGCGCGTGGGGAACAACTCAGCCGGAAGAACAAAGGTGGTGCTGTTGGGCCCAAAGTTGGCGAAGAAGAATGTCAGGCCATAAAGAAGAGCAAAAACATTCTTGTGGGCCTTGACATAGTTATATTCGGCACCAATGACGAACATGAAGAAAGACATCATGAAGAAACCGATGAGTTGTATCTTGAAGCGACCAAGCCTCTCGATGAAGAACACAGTGAACCAATATCCAGGGAAGGTTCCAAGCAAGGCAATCACGAACATTGCACGTGAGGTCTGGTACACTTCTTGTATAGCATTCATCTTAAGCTCCTTTGGTATGAGTCCCATTACTGGAAAAATGTCCTTTTGAGTAAGGTTTTGGCTGTAGAATGCAATGTCTAACAAGAACCAAGTAGACATTGTTCCAATTAAGTGACGACCGTGACGCTGGAAGAATTCATTGGACATCAAGGGATAATCGTTCGCCGCTTTGAAATCCGCTATCTTATCTTGTTGCGCTTGGATCTCAATGTCCAAAACCCTAGCCATGTCAGCAGCAGCTTGCTTTGCATTACCTTTAATAAAAACAAGCACATTCATATttaaataatacataaaattataatgttatatgattaataaatattattatttttttattaatatttataaatattttatatgtaataaatatataatttatatttatattttttaaaatttatatatataaattaataaaatttatttattaaaaataatttaatatttataatgattaaataataataaaaaatactaaaaatagttAATAAACAAGTTTTTCTAAAATTAGGGAAGATACTCactgtaaaataaaaataaaaataaaaaaatctcttTGTATCCCTGTAAGCTTAGAATATACATGAGAGGAAGCATTACCTTCAATTATAGCTGTATATCTTCCAGTTTCAGGCATCTTCATTCTCCAATAGTACGTGAGCATTGCTGGGACTGCACCGATCATGAGTACTATCCGCCATAGGAAATCGGCCTCGCGCTGCGTTGACAACACGCGATTCTCCTCATAAGTGGGCGCGTGAAAGTTGCTCATGAAGATGGCTGATAACAACATGGACATCAACCCGGCAAAGATTATTCCCACGCCTTGCATCGCGAAGACTGCAGCTATAAAAGCGCCACGTGTCCTTTTATTTGCGTACTCCGACATGATGGTAGCGGAGAGAGGGTAGTCACCACCAATACCAAACCCAAGCCAGAACCTAAAGAAACACAATGATGTCATCACCGACTTTGAAGTTGAACCGAAAGAAAGGCCAGAGCATATGGCACACGTCACCATGATAAGGAGTGTGACTCCGTACACTTTCTTTCTTCCCAGTTTGTCCCCGAGCCAGCCGAAGACTAGCTGGCCTGCCAGGGTTCCGACGAGGGCCGTGCCGGTGACGAAGTTGTTAACCTTCAGTGGTAGCTTTCCTGGTTTTTGCGAAGAAGGGTCGAAGTAATACAAGCGGCCGAGGAGCTTTGAAACGGTGGAGATGCAGAAGAGATCGTAGGCATCGGTGAAGAACCCCATGCCTGCTATCACTATGGCTGTTACGTGGTACCATTGCGTTCGAGCTGAATCAAGGGCCTCAAGAACTTCTAACCCCATGGTTAACgatacctaattggcttgctgtTATTTGTGGCCTTTTAGTTGCAATCATATATGTATGCCTCCTCTCGGTATTTATATATGTTCATTAACTTCATTACATACATAGTTACAAATTGAAGTTactgaaaaataattaattaatcagaCAGCATAGTTATGGCTAATAACGGGCGTTGAATCCTATATATCTACCATGCTTAGGTGATGTCAACAAGAACACTTGGAATGGCTATGCTTTATATGGATATTCTCCTTGCAATGATCAACAAAGCAAGAAGGATTATGcttatttattgctttcttttaaaaaatttataaaagaactaaattattattattgttatacccgttaataaaaattaaagattgaattataaattataataagtTAATATGCATGTATTTTGACTATATAGTTTTTGGATTACATGTGTACAAAGTGAAAGAGCATGCGGTCCTGGCATTGTTATAACGTTTTATTTTTAGCTGCTTCAGAAGATTTACGGTGCCATCAAAATCAATTGAATGTGTGTGAAAACCTTGATACACAAAATCTATGCGTTTTTGTATTTTGGGGTAACACAAAAATGTGTCGACTGTGTGCAATGCTTATGagagtttattttttaaaacagAAGAAAACGAGATACTAAAAAAAAAATGTGAATGATAGaaactttatattttatttgataataaaatagaattatataTCACATATCAAATACAATTTTATATCTTTATCCCATCTCTATAAACAAATGCAGTCCAATAGACTTTCTACTTTCAAGACCGAAAGGAAATGGCGTCATCCGGCCCACACGCCACCAAAGATGATAAAAAACTTGGAAGTGATAAACTCCTCCAAGCGCAAAGACATACCCGGGTGTATGCAAAAAATaaagagacatatccgggttacgAAAACAAGAGGTGTTCCCGGCCCGGATCAATTAGGCACAGCAGTTCTTATTAAAAAAgcttgaaaaagaaaaacaaaaagaaaacaattTAGATCCTGAAAAATGAACAAACTtatcttattaatttattattctcGGTAATATTATGACGAAGAGTAAAATTAAACGAAAAGCAAAGATTTctctttttataataaaaaatattaaaaaataataatattatgtaCAATGTTCATATCTTTAAAAAATTGTTACAATATTCATTTTTTACTAAAAGAATTCAAATTATTCTATTATGAATTTATAATCTTTTAAAGGGTGCAACTCTGTTGATGTCTAAAACATCTGTTACGAAAAAGGATGTTGTgactctaataataataaaacatgtATTATTGTGGATCCAACATTAATTCAACCGATTAAAGCCTCAGATCACTAATCCTAAAGAATAGAATAGTTCATATGTTCTTTTTTTCGGTGTCTAATGGTTCATTGGTTCAGAATGctaatagttattttttttattttattttatgttgtNNNNNNttctctctttctcttattttttttaaataatttatattaatataataaatatatatacaaagagtAACGATTAAAAATGAGTTCAATAATTAACACAGTCCTGtattcaaaatcaaaatagtaTATCAAAGagcaagcaaaatcaaaacaataGAACTCATCTTGGTATGTGTTGACAGTGGCGGACAGAGATAACTGCTTCAATTTGCCTTAGAGAAGGAGGTTGGTCGCTGGGCGTCTTGGACGGACGAGACTTGCCGCTGTAGGTTGATGGCACGTCATCTTAATCACTTTTAAAGcttcttttttattaattttcttagtttttgAATCAAATCCTTATGTTTTTAGTGATGTTTTGAAAACTAATCATATATTTGGAATTGTGTTAGAATAATTGTGTTTTTAGGAtaaaatcaagcaaatcaagatgAAAATCAACACAAAAAAAGCTTGGAAGCGCGGACCCAAAGAAGACAAGCCCAATGCCTAGAATGCCAAGCTGGAGGCCAAAACCTGAAGCCCGGCTGCAAGGAGTGGCGCCTAGCATCAAAGAATAGAAGGCCAGCGCCTTCATGCACTGAGAGGAAGAATAAAGGGCTCAAGCCCGGCTCTCCAATTGTAGGTGTTGGGCGCCATCACTAAGACTTGGAGCCCGGCTCCAACTGCTCAATTTTGCTTTATGCTCAACTTCACCACTTTTCTATATACTTGGAACCCGGCTTCAAGTGCCTTTGTCACTTCCAAGATTCCAAAATGTGTTTCAAACCCAACGCCACTTCACCAAGCCCGGCTCCAATGCATAACCAACTCCTAGGAAGCTTCAATTCAAATCAAGATTCAATATTTAAATGATTAGTTAGCAACAACCTCTTCTAGAAAGTTAagatttggttgttaggattAGATTAGATTTGAATAAGTTAACTTAAAAGATAATATTATATTAGTTTTTGAGTTTGAATTCTAGTTAGGacttaggatataaataagtaaataaggttcACATCTAGGATCATCTGGGGGGAAGTTCTTCAGATCCCAACTAACAGACACGGATCATACACTATCTGCCACCACCTCtctctagtttagttttcttttctaccatgagtaactaaacctctctTGTTAAAGGTtagtgtaacaccctcactatgaGAATATCACGCTTCTGGCTACGTCACTCTGATAACGAGAATATTACGATGACttccatatatttaataataagataTGAGCCTTCAACTCGAAATTGTATcgctgttttctttgaaaaaacTAGAAATACTTTTTATTGCAACCAAGCATGCATATATAACCCAATACAAATCACAatcctcatatatatatatacatacaaatcttcttatacaagtaacttataaatatacatacatatatatcattacaattcctatccctcttgcaAATATAATAATAGAGGCGAGGAAAAACTATAAATGTATATACAATAATATAGAATACAATCAGATGCTCAAAAGAAACTCTTTAAACTCTTCGTCTGTCCTGAAAAGGAaaatctgtagggggtgagaacatcgtcctcgctggtTCTTAGTAGAAGGTTTTTAAGAGTTGTCATAAGGATATTTAAAAGAAAACTGTTTTTTCGATTTCAGTAACATTActcgtcttatgaatcttttcaaAAGCCAACTGTTAATCATCCAAAAACCCAAatcttttcgaaaatcattagttaattacccaaaaatatggattcatattttaaatttataaaaactcTAATTAAACACAGTATCTCATAAACTTTCACTACATGGACTGGTGGGCGGAAttaaacttcgcacaactgaaccagcaagtgcactgggtcgtccaagcaatacctgagtgagttagggccgatcccacaaggattgtgatttgaagcaagttatggttattctggggcccacttggtgagtgtttgggctaagcttgattaagatccacgtgctagaaggtctctagggcattgaacactaGCTAGGGGATCCTTTTTGGGTGTttgacgctggtctcttctcccttgggcgttggacgccagaatagggctggaggctggcattgaacgccaattttgggccttcaattctgaagcaaagtatatactattatatattgctggaaaactcTAGATGTTATCTTTCCATAGACGTTGAGAACACtctatttggacttttgtagctccagaaaagatctttcgagtgcaaggaggtcagatcctgacagcatctgcagcactttctctgtctctgaatcaaatttttgctccagcttctcaatttcagcaagaaaattcctgaaatttcataaaaacactcaaactcaaagtagaatccaaaaatgtgaatttttcactaaaacctatggaaacttaataaaacttaaacaaaacatactaaaaactatatgaaaatgatgccaaaaagcgtataaaatatccgcccaTCATGTACCAAAGGAGAAATTTTCATCAAACATACCACTGATTCATCCAATCACGGCCTTTGACCCAAACATATCCaaatcacggcctccggcccaaaacaATGTCACATCACGGCCTTCGGTCCAACAAAATATCCCACTCCAACCACTATAATCCGAACCAACAGTTACAATCACAAGTAATgcagttcaaacacaatcaagagcaattacatcaagtatagcaattagcagttaagCAGAATCATTCATATagacaaaccaagtacaatatgcatacctgacgatcggattttctatcggtaaagaaatttacAAATAtaattgcgttgtaagtatagtttttaaaccaacagaaaatcctttcgtacaaaaatttggttgtcacaagtaacaaaatccaataaaatttataaccgaagtatttaaacctcgggtcatcttctcaaggaattgcagggaggtatgatttattattggtttttgaaataaggaacaagtatttttaaatgacaagaaaaataaattaataataataaaagctcttggcaaggtatgagaactggaaatcctatcctagttatccttatcaggtgtgatgagaattgaattttgctcccacttagttaaccttcactaaataaaggaaagtcaagtggactaatttatttgatcctcaagtcctagtcaactcctatgaaaagactagctttagagcgatccaaatcaatcagcaatttccaattttcaatcaactgctaagtttgataactcaagtgttaccaattatttaaccaaagccaaaaagggaaaataaatcataaatagaataaaacaatcataaatctgaaatacctcaatttatattaaatagaatattcaaatctaacatggaagggttcataagccaaattgaaaagataaataacaattaaagtaatagagtaaataaaagtagaaaataaattaaaggaacattgaacctgtgattgaagagaagtagcctaaacataatagaaatcctaaatcctaattcctaagagagaggagagaacctctctctctctaaaaactacatctaaaacctaaaattatgaattatgaatgttgtatgaattgttgtaTGCCTTCTACTTATTGATTCTCCCATTCTCTGacttttattctgtgtttctgggcttggatttgggccgaaaaagggtccagaaaaaaaatcgctgggagcgttttctgcaatttttgcacgtggcgtctgtcatgcgtgcgcgtgggtcatgcgttcgcgtcgtttggagtttttccttgtcacgcgtacgcgtcatgcgtccgcgtcgtttgTGTTCTGCGtcaagcacgcgtccgcgtcgtccacgcatacgcgtcactgccatttcgcgctaggcacatGATGAATGagaattgtcgtgtcggtatagaatttcctcaaatgaattaattctcgttgcaagtatagttctacaccaacaaacaatcctcccaatcatgaaatattggttgtcacaattaacaatc from Arachis ipaensis cultivar K30076 chromosome B02, Araip1.1, whole genome shotgun sequence harbors:
- the LOC107628255 gene encoding inorganic phosphate transporter 1-11-like gives rise to the protein MGLEVLEALDSARTQWYHVTAIVIAGMGFFTDAYDLFCISTVSKLLGRLYYFDPSSQKPGKLPLKVNNFVTGTALVGTLAGQLVFGWLGDKLGRKKVYGVTLLIMVTCAICSGLSFGSTSKSVMTSLCFFRFWLGFGIGGDYPLSATIMSEYANKRTRGAFIAAVFAMQGVGIIFAGLMSMLLSAIFMSNFHAPTYEENRVLSTQREADFLWRIVLMIGAVPAMLTYYWRMKMPETGRYTAIIEGNAKQAAADMARVLDIEIQAQQDKIADFKAANDYPLMSNEFFQRHGRHLIGTMSTWFLLDIAFYSQNLTQKDIFPVMGLIPKELKMNAIQEVYQTSRAMFVIALLGTFPGYWFTVFFIERLGRFKIQLIGFFMMSFFMFVIGAEYNYVKAHKNVFALLYGLTFFFANFGPNSTTFVLPAELFPTRVRSTCHALSAASGKAGAMVGVFGIQSLTVDNEVGQIRKAMLLLAVTNLVGFFCTFLVTETKGRSLEEISGEDGGDSEFTATPPVGRVSMTRQRSEETM